A single window of Zea mays cultivar B73 chromosome 10, Zm-B73-REFERENCE-NAM-5.0, whole genome shotgun sequence DNA harbors:
- the LOC100278511 gene encoding uncharacterized protein LOC100278511: MDRNLSGFLIGCLGAAVTLLAYQQTVVTSTQSVAAGFVVILFALFVKEGFISL, encoded by the coding sequence ATGGACCGGAACCTGAGCGGGTTTCTGATCGGGTGCCTGGGCGCCGCCGTGACGCTGCTGGCGTACCAGCAGACGGTGGTGACCAGCACGCAGAGCGTCGCGGCGGGCTTCGTCGTCATCCTCTTCGCCCTCTTCGTCAAGGAAGGATTCATTTCCCTCTGA